From the Paludisphaera mucosa genome, one window contains:
- a CDS encoding HAD family hydrolase, with protein MTPASPTFEGEVILLPSFAPRPGISRVVFDFDGTLSLVRQGWPDVMVPMFVEVLPALDGESEEDRRRLAFEDIMRLNGKQTIYQMIQLADRVRERGGEPREPLWYKHEYLRRLDDRIMARLHGLKDGTIKPDDLLVHGSRALLEDLTRRGLSLYLASGTDEPFVRREAELLDVSRYFGTHIYGAQDDYKSFSKKMVIERILRENDIHGAELMSFGDGYVEIENTKEVGGLAVAVASDEAANGSGRMDAWKRDRLTGVGADVVIPDYRDSKPLLELILGS; from the coding sequence GTGACGCCCGCGAGCCCGACCTTCGAAGGCGAGGTCATCCTGCTGCCGTCGTTCGCCCCCCGCCCCGGGATCAGCCGCGTCGTCTTCGACTTCGACGGCACGCTCTCGCTGGTCCGCCAGGGCTGGCCCGACGTCATGGTCCCCATGTTCGTCGAGGTCCTGCCGGCCCTCGACGGCGAGTCGGAGGAGGACCGCCGCCGGCTGGCCTTCGAAGACATCATGCGGCTCAACGGCAAGCAGACCATCTACCAGATGATCCAGCTCGCCGACCGCGTCCGCGAGCGCGGGGGCGAGCCCCGCGAGCCGCTCTGGTACAAGCACGAGTACCTCCGCCGCCTCGACGACCGGATCATGGCCCGGCTGCACGGCCTGAAGGACGGCACGATCAAGCCCGACGACCTGCTCGTCCACGGCTCGCGGGCCCTGCTGGAAGACCTGACGCGCCGCGGCCTTTCGCTCTATCTCGCCAGCGGCACCGACGAGCCGTTCGTGCGGCGCGAGGCCGAGCTGCTCGACGTCTCCCGCTACTTCGGGACCCACATCTACGGGGCCCAGGACGACTACAAGTCGTTCTCGAAGAAGATGGTGATCGAGCGGATCCTCCGCGAGAACGACATCCACGGCGCGGAGCTGATGTCGTTCGGCGACGGCTACGTCGAGATCGAGAACACCAAGGAGGTCGGCGGCCTGGCCGTGGCCGTGGCCAGCGACGAGGCGGCCAACGGATCGGGCCGGATGGACGCCTGGAAGCGCGACCGCCTCACCGGCGTCGGCGCCGACGTCGTCATCCCCGACTATCGCGATTCCAAGCCCCTTCTGGAGCTGATCCTGGGATCATGA